The window ATCAATATGCATGGTATATATTTGTGTAAACTGTTTGGAGGAGCTCTTAAATGTACCGTCGACAAAAAAATCTGTTTTTGTTGCTAACGTTTCCTTTGCTTTCGAAGTCGAAAAACATAAAATTCTTTCTCCTTCTGCAGTGTCgtcaaaacacaaaaaaatctgACCATCTTCTAATGTCAACATTTCCAGTGGAATATCTATTTCAATGGACAATGCTGGTTCTGGTCCGATACCAGTTTGTAAATGTCTTGAACGACAAAGTGTAGACTTACGTGAGGCATACAAAGGAATTTCACTCACAAAATCGAGTCCTTGTGTAAATAGTTTTTCCGAACTCTTCACTGAAAATGTCTGGGGTTGGAGTGTCTTCTTCTCGAGCTCTTATTTTTGAAATGTACGTAGCCTTTTTTACTTCTAAGAGAGCTACATCGGGGACATAGGTGTGTTGTTGACTTCGAGTAATTCCGTCAGTTTTGTCTTCCACCTGCCTTTACAGTTGTGGTGACGTTCTTTTACACATATCCAAGTTACAACATCTTTCTTATTCTTCCTATATTTTCGATACTGATATCCAGCATGAAGAGCAGAAGGTTTACCCTTGGTGGTTTCAATCACTTCAAAATTTTCCATTATTAAAAGTTGTTACCTACTGCACTAAACAATCTCTCAAACTAacaatatacaaataatatacatttatttttatttttagattttggtAATTCTCCCCCCAACCTTTATAATTAGGCAAATACAAACTTTACAAAAATCCGTAATGAGGGGATTATTGTGGTTTAGTCATTACTGTTTTCATTGCCTATTTTTCGAAATATAGATAAAcggattaaaatatttcaataggCAATGTCTGATGGCAGGTGCAACGTtaaagatagttcaaacactcctgaccatgaagctgcgcgaaggcggagtcaaattcacgtaaaggcagaaaggttctattggaattatacagtgcatagtacaatgcgtttcgcatggaagtggggactaaaccatatttcgtctactgcgccgtggtcagagTGCTTACACGATCTCTACCTGCCAAAATATTTTGAATTGACCGCTTTTGCAACGAAAATTACCTTGACCGCATATACAATGACCGCATCTGGACCTATTTCTTTTTAAATGCCCCATTGCACGATTAGAATTGTTCAAAGAAGACAAGAATTATAAAAGAGCTCTTTTCATATACCCGGTTATgacttaaaataaataacaacATACCAATAAACAACGTACATGTAGATTAAATACTAATCATTGGTTTTCCCACAGTAGCCTATATATTATACAGAGACATAATAAATGAGAACAGGTGTGTAAATAATCATCAAATGGTTTTAAGTCTCGGTTATAAGGAATATAGGTGAAGGTGCCGTAAAGCTCCAAAAATTATTTTCCAATTGTTCAATTAGTCATTTCCACAAATCAGAGGAGAAGCTAAACAAGCTCCTAAATATATTTCTTTAACATAGGATAGACTAACTTTTCTAATGTGGTACTCACTTCGAATCAGAGACAAAAATTTTAACACACAGAGTAAAAATTTAACATCAAAATTTTACTCTAGAGTGAAAATTTAATGTAACACCGGATCTGTAATTTAGCAGCCTGGTAAAAGATTGATCAGTTTTAGAAGCTACTTACATCATATTTTCAAGAacgatttttattttcatattcgcAACCATCAATTGGGCCAATTACTTAGGTTTCTTAATCCACATATCGAAATGTTGCCGCAAATTTTGAAACAAGCTGCTATTAGATGCTTGTTTAATTCGGTAATAAAGTGTTTAAAGAGTCACTTCTTAAAATCAAGGTATGAAAGTTTGGTGGTCATTGAataatctgtattttttaatttgatctttttagttcttcaCTTGTCGTAATCATAATAAAGATGGTATGCTACTTAGAAGTAACAATAATTATAAGCCATTCTAATAGTATAGTGGCAACCTTTCCAATATTCCGAACAAGAATGACATTACCATATGCTTAGATATGTTATTTTGCAGTAATGGTACTATGTCTATGTCTAGGCctcttccatttttttccatTGATGTCTCCTCTTAGCAATTCTCATCCTATGCTTGCTCATGATATGTTTTATCACTTTTTCTGCTTGATGCTTTGATCAATGTTTAAGCCTTTTTCCTCCCAATCTGCGTGTTTAAATACATTTTTCCAATGCTAAACTGAATAACTTTGGTAAAatagtatatattaaataaataaaacaatgcaGTTATAAAATTaactaattaaaattattttaatcaaaacTTAAATTTAAGTACCTATATACAAAGCTTTTAACTGGTCTATAGGACCCGATGAATAATATTTTTCCATTCACTTCTGatttgtgcttttcttttccaGTCTCTTACCTTAACGTGCTTAAGGTCTGCCTCCACTTAACTAATCCACCTCGTTCTGGGCCTACCTTTTTTTCTGGAACCGATTAGATTCCTGGTTATAACTAATTTAAGCATTCTGCTCGCTGCCATTCGTTCTACATGTCGCAATCATCTGACCCTTTGCGACTTGACGAACCTGGTAATGATAGGTTGTTTGTACAAAGCCATTAATTCGTTGTTGGTTCTTCTCTCCCAGCTTTCTTCTGTCTTCTTCCCTCGAATACGCGtctcaatatttttctttcccaCCTTTCCAGAGTATCCTTATCCTTCTTACTTAATGTTAATGTCTTGCAGGCATATCTTACTGTgagtctaattactgttttatacATTCGGAGTTTGCTTGTCTTGAatcgtattttttatttatttaggctCTTAAACTGCCTAATATTTTATATCCTTTCGCTATTCTGGCATCGAGCTCCCATTTCTCTTTTCCATTTTCATCGAATACTATAGCCAGATATTCTAAATTGTCCACCAATTCCATTCGTTTTTTTATCCGCTATTTCGAAGTAATTGTTGGTGAGATGCTAAGTAGCCTTAAAAAGCCACGCTGGTTGGACGGGTTGATAAGTTTATATCATAGTATAAGAGCCAGTACCTTGGCTTCAGTCCTGCCTCTTATTAACCAATATTGCACAGATCCAGGATCGATTCCTATACGCCACAACTTGGTAATAGAAATGCTGTTTACCATTTCCAGGAATAATTATCGACTTTCCGGTCTAGATCCGTAATGTTGCCGTAATCCTTAATGTCCATGTCTAGATCCACGAGGATACCTCATGTAGGGTAAGGCACTTCACATCACATTACAGTATTGACTAGAAAGGCTGAGGCTCCACTTAGCAGAGCTATATTCGCTTCATCTAGCTCTGTTAGGTTGTGAGGACCAGTGAGTCAACCGATATAAAGGTACTACCTCTCCAAGCCTACCTCCTACTGTCTATTGTATTCCGATGACTTGGATCGTACTGCTGCTTTTTTATCATCAAAATTTCTGCACTATATGTCATAATATTTTGCGCTAATATTTTTAGACCTATGTTTTTGTTTACATGCACTGCATCCACCTTATTATTTCCCCTTTGTTTTTTGTAGATATCTGTTTCTCGCAAATATTTCTCTTGGTATCTTTTCGTATTTCCATTGACAAGATATTATTATTTTGGAAGTTATTACCATTTTTTAACTTTCTGGAATATCCAttggattttttttgtatgtctgAATGGTACAAATTTAAATCTGGTGAGTGAAGTAAAGTAGCTTGAGGCAATACTAGACTACGTAGAATCAACAAATATAACAGATCACGGAGAGAGCTGCCACTCTTTTAATACTAGCTAGACACACTCATGGAAAATGTGGGGTTTGGATACCATGTTATATTAGATTTATAacatagttttattaaaaatttctgaATCACTTGTATTTTCAAGTAGTacaaaataattttctttatgCTTTATTGTTTCAGCTCCGGAAATTGCAATAGAAAACAGTGATTCTGCTGAGGGTTCAACTGCAAACAACAACAATATTAACAAAACTAATAGAAAAGGAAGGAAACCATCTAGACCTCAACAAGAAGACGAAGACGAAACTCCGTGGTGGGCATCTAAGagtaagatttttttatttcacaCAAAAATTTCTAGTATAACCGGAAGTAgtaaatagatgaaaatattttcattaaacagTTCAGCCTTGAAATCTCCTTCAtaccaatttttattttaccaatGAGTGAGTTCCCTgtagttctcgagatatttgtAATTGGCCGTGTATCTGCCGCATCCTGTATAATGTCTCAAATTTTAAACTTACAACTATCAGGAACTTACAACTattagaagatcgacaggaaggcctacttacttactttatcgtgtccggacatgtcattcataaaatttcggcccagtatcgggctacgtcggttccatctttgttggcgagccacaaatcttcgagggtacatcgatgaggacagtttctgcatgtaagaagatgttccatattctgtgtttctccacagtcatagttcacatcatcttggtcgatttttccccattttgccatgtttgattttactggagcgacccccgttcttatccgattcatagttttccacgttttaaagtctagggactggccggtccattgaacctggggaagaggaaaatactcaggcggttcatctTGCACTTTctaggaaggcctagaaaaaggtggaaagacgcagtcagggaagacctggagaagatggaagtaaggccatgggaaataatagcacaggatcggaatcaatgaaaggcaatagtaaacgcggcaaaaactcacgaagagttgtaaaagccaatgatgatgatgaactatcAGGAAGATCTATAGTCTCAGGGTGTGGTCTATGTTTATATTGTGCGATCTCTACTTCATTATTTACACTTTTTCTGTTTTCAAAAATGTGACTTGAATTTTACTGTCTCACTAATATACAATGAATCACTCACATGTTTATGTACGGATTGAAATGGTTGCACAGGGCCTCCATTGGCTTTTTCAGTAGTAGAATAAGCGTGCTATTTAAATACTACTTGCTTTATATCTAAGACACGCCTTGCGATTTTCTCTTTCAATACACAAACTCTTTCCAATCATAAGTGTTACTTTGACAAACTTATTAGGGTACCATTAATGTGCAACCAGTTTGGGAGTATTGCTAAAGTAAGATATTATTTTCTCGTAATGGTCAAAAATCCAAGTACAGGGTATGAGGTATTTAATAAATATCTACGCTTACGTTAATCTCTCAGAACCCACTGATTAGAACTACATTAAATTCTAGGTAATAACTGATCTGCTGGTAACAAATATTTtgcaagtaaatataaagtaaaaatatgtattaaaatctAAATATTTTGATAACTTCGTTAAGTAACATGAAACTGTCTTTAATGTtgaataaaaaaggtaaaagtaCTATGCAAACAAACATTTCCACGTAAAATGTGCAGTGTACATGAATTATATCAAAAGGATTTACTGTACATAACTTCTTAATACTTTAAAGGAGATTATAAAAGgatgttttttaattcaatttagaaATAACTTGTTTCATATTTTCATTACTGGAGCAACTTACCTTCGGACTTCTTATATTGAACAGTAGAGTGGACCATTGGCTGTCGAGTGTCTAGCGATAATGCACTTTTCTACGACAATATTTTAATATCAGTTAATtgcgtataaaatattcaaatttattttgaCTCACTGTATTTTTTGTTAGTGTGGTttacttttgatttttttatggttttttttgGTATGTAAATTATtgtgaattttattttaatttgtgaattgttctattttatcattttttggttttgtgtaaaaatattgttttgtaacttgctacaaattttgttttgtatcAAAATTCTGCGTCTGTTATTTAATTTacattcttttttttaatttttctaaaatttgagGGTTACTATTTTGTATTATGTTATAATAAAACgagtttataataaaacaaactgttatatatttttttttatttttgaatatttcctgtACAGAGCCAATCTGTATATACTAGTATTCTAGTGGGTAGAACTATATATTACTTAACATTTTGGGTGTCTTAATCTAAGTATTATTTAAGTAGTTTAAGCTAAGTGTCTTAATTTTGGTCATAATTGAATTAATTACACTAATTTTAGGTGGGGGTCCATCATTTACGTCATTTTTCCCCATCAACATCAGCGGCGGAGGAGGAGGTAGCTGGAAACGCCGTTCGGCAGGTTCTGGTGCCCAAGATGAAAACGATATACCGTATTCTCCATCAGGATCTGCTACAGCTATTGCCAATTCATTCTCGACTGGTAGAGGTAAGAGTTTATTGACACTCAATATTAGATAATACAATAACATAAGAGTTGTGTACTTTGAGTGGCAGAAAATTGAAACAACGTTTGTAGAACCCCAGCTCCGAGTGACATGTGTGTTCCAATGGAACAGTGGGACCCATATTTCCTAaaatcaaaccggtcacactcctTAATGGAGCAAAACCTATTTGACCCTCAAGCTATAACCAACCACCCCTGCCCCTCGCAGGACATAACGAATGCTATGAGTCCTAAGGAAGGCGTTGTACTGAAAGTTACTTtggatgccctgggtaatgggacaTCCTGTGTTTTACTTAGTAGTAGTTTTACTGTAGCTAGAAGAGCTTTTCTCCCTATGAATGActgaagttaatttttacatttaCAATTTTTGTTCTCCTCGTCAGCTGAGCGCCCGAAGGGTCTGGCAATCGAGCCCACGTTTGTCGGTACGTGACCTTGATGCTTAAGTTTGGTCTTTTTGACCTACCTGAAGGGTATTAGATGCCCGAAGGGCCTTTTACCTAAACGGCTTTTCTACCTGATCATTATTCACTCTacttttttgtattgtattggcGTTGCATGACTGCCGTAACATAaggttattaaaaattaaaataactaaataaaagaaataaaatataaggatTGGGTATTTTTTGGGTCTTCTGTTACTGCGTACATTCGACTAGTGCATCTAGTTTGTCTGCAACAGTCTTCCGAGTCTGTTGGCAAACTCGTCCAGAGAATTGATTTTTTGTGTTAGCCCATTTAAATTCTATTACCCTATTCGCAGACTGTCCAACCGTTTAGACAGTTCTGCTTACACCAATACTGCCCATTGCGCTTACTACACTAGTCATCGTCTCGAACATAAACATGAAGTTCTTTAACTGTTCGTTGAGGCTGGCCATAAGGATTGCTGTTTCAGAATTGATTACGGATTTTGGTTCTTTCAGCTGTTGTGTCTTCCTGGTTGTTTGTGACAGATTCTGTTACTGGTGCACTTTATATGTTCCTGCTCCTTGGTGGTTGTATAGCataatttttctttttgggtACCTTTGAACAACACCTGTGATTTGCTATATGGGTTTGGTCACAGTTTGCACATTTTGGGTCAGTGTTTCTGACATTTTGGCATTCTTTGCTTGAGTAATTTTCTCCGCACTTGACACATCTTGATTCGCAGTGGCGGGCCTTTGATCCGTGGAAGAATCCCTGACAGTTGTAGCACTGCATTACttccttattattttttatttcatcttcTACATATATCCTGATGTAGCAGAGAtcggtgtttttttttttttttcattttttggtcGTCTTCCTCGTTGATGGTGACTAGGAAAAGTGACGGTCGcttttgtcttcttttttgatATCATGTTTGATATCTTGATGGTGTCAATGCTTTTTTTGTTCAGTTCTTTTTGAATGAATTTTATGTCTGTCATTTCCGACAGTCCCCTTATCACCACTCgtttggtttttttattattaattcgaTAGGCAGTCCactctattttattattttcgttatATTTCTCCAACACTTTAATCATGTTTAGGTAGCCGTCTCTGTGGTGTGTTTGGATGACGATCGATTTGGCAAATTTGTTTGTCGAGCCTATTTCTTTCTCTGCTGCTTTTTGGAAAATATATTGGCTTTTTCTACTGTCTTGAGGATGATCGCCGGTAGTTTGGGCGCAGCATTCTTCGCTGctgttttttcaacattttctttTTGTGCCGTTGGTTTGGGCGcagttttcttcattttttcGTTTACTGCCTCAGTTCTTATTTCGACTACAGTGTTGTGATAGTTATCtctttcttgttgtttgtttAGCATACCTCTGGCTATGCATGCTTGTTCATTTCTCTTTTGTATTATAAGTGATTACTTTTCAGCATCActcttttttttgtttcttctatggttttttgtttaattttttcttttgttggaCTGTTCACTCCGTTTCGTTTTCTTCGAATATATTTGTTTGGCCAGTACTAGTACTGGGTCTTTCTTGTTCTTGCATTTTTGCCTGTTTTTCAACCGTTTTTTGCACTGGTTTTGGTTTTTATGCAGGTTTTTCAACTTGAGTCGATTTATATAACGGCTTTtctttttctgtcattttttccATCGTTTCATATaacttttgtgtaagtttttgaATTTCCAAGTTCTTGGTGGTTATTTTTTCCTCAAGTTTGGCCAGTTGTTTTCTATTTTCCTCCCGCACATTTTGGTTTTCCTCCTGAACCTGACGGATTTGATTCATCAGCCATTTGTTCTTTTCTTTCATTCTTTTCTTTTGCGCAACTAATGTTTTCATTGATTGGTTGGATTACATCTTCATTCTTCTATTTTGTTTAGTTCTTTTAACAAGATTAGTGTCTTCAAAACTACTGTCCGAGTCTCCTCCGAAAGAATTGTTTTTTTGGTTCTTCAATATTTCGTATGTATCACGATCACTGTCAATATCACTATCGTTATGGGCAATGTTGGAAATGACTTCTAAGTCTACGTCATGCAAATGTTATCGTCTGCTTTACTAATGTTTAACTCTAAATTTGTGTCTGATGTCTGTGTACTTAAAGTCTGTACAATCTGAATTTGAATTTAAATCATCATTTTCATTAATCTCTGACAAGTCCTCGTAAATATTATAGTCTACTATATCGTCAAATTCAGTTACATTTTTGGTAATCTGAAGTTTCTGCGGTTTCTCTCTGGCCCAACAGGCcctctttgtatttttttttggccCTGCAcagtattattttattaaattgtttgtcacacataaacaaaattaaaattttattttaattccgTTAAAATCCGTTGTAATAACCGTTTATCAATTCTTTAACAAATTGGCGCCAACTTTCAGTCAATAAGCTAATGTTTTTATCACTATTCACTATTTACACGTTCAAACCCGTATAAATAAtggttttaaatatttaaattttcaagAGGAAACTTGtaaatgcgtctaaacactttgacagttttttgataACTCCCCAAATCTTtcataaaaaattgtaatatatagACAAAATTTGTTTTTACTCATATGAAGGttgcattttaaaattttagtatcttttaaattattttaaatgttttaggtgGAGTAGCAACGTCACATGCGACCTCATTTGGAGACCCATATTTAGCAGCGATGTTTTTGAGAAACGGTTATAATCTCAAAGGACATGGTCAACAAAGAGCTGGAGCTACGAATTATTAATATGTGTCCGGAAGTCCAGTTTAATGTAGAATTATTTgccaaatacatatttaaaaacacaaaaaaatgaaGGAGAATGTTTATCATCTTAGTTGAAAGAAGATGTATCGCCATATAACTCTTGTTTACCGAACAATTATCTTTTGTATACTATTTTAAATAACCATTTCTATTTATTAAATATACGTTTTTAAATAATTGACAGTATATATTAGATTACCTTTCACCTGCGATTCCCATTATCCAGTATTATTTCCTTGTTAGAGCCAAATTTAGACaaaaaattctaaattataaaACAATAGAGCAACATAGATTCCGATATGTAATATTGAAGCTTTCAAAGgcaccaaaaaaataaataacctaGGTACAAAAAAATAACTGAATATAGAATAACAGTATAGACCACTTTGGGATCTGTAGCAAATCAAAATAATGCAAAATCAATATGAGAAATAAAAGTTCAACTTATGTGAAGTACTTATGTCGGAAAAAGAAACAAGAATGAAAAGAAGCTAGTAAGCAACGAATGCGAGGGATTCTTATAGTTAAGGTTTAAATCTTTAAATGATACACCATTTAAACGTGCAAACTATGTATCCAGAAATGCGGAGGATCCAGAATAAAGACAAAAAGCGATAAAATCAAAAAAAGGGCACACTAAGAAAAGATTATCGAGGATCTAGAGTCTAATAGAATGACTAGCAGAAGTAGATATTTTTTCGGaagataaaaaatagaaatatcgACTTTGAGCCAAGTGTTGAAACTATTATAAAGATTGAATTTAACCAGAAGATCAAATCGATACGGCAGTTAATGCTGGCAATATAAGAAAACATTGCACTAGCTATTTATAAATTTTAGACAAACATACGATAGCATCAAAGAGTGAAATTGAAGAATAACTAGAGAAACCTACAAGTCCC is drawn from Diabrotica undecimpunctata isolate CICGRU chromosome 5, icDiaUnde3, whole genome shotgun sequence and contains these coding sequences:
- the LOC140441576 gene encoding uncharacterized protein, yielding MANQEKQTNSLKCVVNMVILCILSVFFLCTTDALPSKRGLWRHVEPSQSGYMIGGYYKNPSPNQDYYPSMTAFVTKDVVATNTFAGLPQEQGWNSDSKEEFTERVPVAQDIPNRTPEIAIENSDSAEGSTANNNNINKTNRKGRKPSRPQQEDEDETPWWASKSGGPSFTSFFPINISGGGGGSWKRRSAGSGAQDENDIPYSPSGSATAIANSFSTGRGGVATSHATSFGDPYLAAMFLRNGYNLKGHGQQRAGATNY